The proteins below come from a single Mytilus edulis chromosome 5, xbMytEdul2.2, whole genome shotgun sequence genomic window:
- the LOC139523687 gene encoding B-cell receptor CD22-like, with amino-acid sequence MMKMFDVLLSVVLVCIMKGHVSCRNISVSPNYVHSGTQLTLTCDVGGSIVNGTAFFRRNSEDLGSIQYDHKNNCYVNSSSTPCPSTCSCDGQGNRMIWQYTPLSTPSSDQTFYCDFIGESGSFTRSTTVKRAVLSLPTISPPASSYNATIRGKLGPIQCVVKCWPSCGIKWFGPKGFTYTNETLELTNIQKTDSGQYLCQATNVLGTKNSTHVTTTVQYGPEKITLSPTDQTYNRNQGQSIGPIKCLAECEPSCDFEWTYPDGTPLKSTALPQLVLKKSHHGQYKCKASNGIASKVTTVTINVNYAPENIEVSPSKTLFIVNEFESFSVSCSADCRPSCNFMWTSQAQFSSSNTQLRITSVKRTNAGSYRCSVRNSVGTGHSSSISLKVYTQPTKVDRMTVVCTGATTASIAWIPDMTVVPGENFTVKYKTYSGQMQLFPFEEPLTTDDIYLLQIDSLSPSTEYTFTMESKNGLGRAESNEFTCTTMAASEESEVSGALIGGIVLISIALLLIIIVIALILLHKFRILTTDLSTLPCACPNCITTCIQRISRLSKKDEGPYMNTVHTNYVNTTINEPQEGNVNTEVTNDDNGSDKPYDDLVRRTSNSSEKPYDNLHMSPTGTQNDQSSHYANYENVNKMKKKKEKPPPVKQKPKKKLNS; translated from the exons ATGATGAAGATGTTTGATGTCTTATTGTCTGTTGTGCTTGTCTGCATAATGAAAG GACATGTATCATGTAGGAACATTTCAGTCTCACCGAATTATGTACATAGTGGCACACAACTGACATTAACATGTGATGTAGGTGGTTCAATTGTTAACGGAACAGCATTCTTCCGCAGAAACTCTGAAGATTTAGGCAGCATTCAGTATGATCATAAAAACAATTGTTATGTGAATTCCTCATCTACTCCCTGTCCATCAACGTGTTCATGTGATGGACAGGGCAACCGAATGATATGGCAATACACACCATTATCTACACCATCTTCTGACCAGACTTTCTATTGTGATTTTATTGGTGAAAGTGGTTCATTCACTAGAAGTACGACCGTGAAGAGGGCAG tatTGTCATTACCAACGATATCACCACCAGCCTCTTCATACAATGCGACTATTCGTGGGAAACTAGGACCGATACAATGCGTAGTGAAGTGTTGGCCATCTTGCGGTATCAAATGGTTTGGACCAAAAGGTTTCACTTACACAAATGAAACTTTAGAACTGACTAACATTCAAAAGACAGATTCTGGACAGTATCTGTGTCAAGCAACAAATGTATTAGGGACAAAAAACAGTACACATGTCACAACTACAGTGCAGT ATGGACCAGAGAAAATAACCTTATCGCCAACGGACCAAACTTATAATAGAAACCAAGGTCAGTCGATTGGCCCTATCAAATGTTTGGCTGAATGCGAACCATCATGTGATTTTGAGTGGACATATCCTGATGGCACACCACTAAAAAGTACTGCATTGCCACAACTTGTTTTAAAGAAATCACACCATGGCCAATATAAGTGTAAAGCATCAAATGGGATAGCAAGTAAAGTGACAACAGTTACAATTAACGTAAATT ATGCACCAGAAAACATAGAAGTGTCACCTTCGAAAACATTATTTATAGTCAATGAATTTGAAAGCTTTTCTGTAAGTTGTTCGGCCGATTGTAGACCAAGCTGTAACTTCATGTGGACTAGTCAAGCACAGTTTTCCTCATCTAACACCCAATTACGGATAACGAGTGTAAAAAGAACCAATGCTGGATCATATCGATGTTCTGTTAGAAATTCGGTTGGTACTGGGCATTCATCAAGTATATCATTAAAAGTTTACA CACAACCGACAAAAGTAGACAGAATGACTGTTGTTTGTACGGGTGCAACAACAGCGTCAATTGCTTGGATTCCAGATATGACAGTAGTACCTGGTGAAAATTTTACAGTCAAATATAAAACTTACAGCGGACAAATGCAACTATTCCCTTTTGAAGAACCGTTAACTACGGATGACATCTACTTGCTTCAAATAGACAGTCTCTCCCCATCTACAGAGTACACGTTTACAATGGAATCAAAAAATGGGTTAGGACGGGCTGAATCGAATGAGTTCACATGTACAACAATGG CTGCATCAGAGGAATCTGAAGTTAGTGGTGCTCTAATAGGAGGAATTGTATTGATATCAATAGCACTACTGCTAATCATCATAGTCATAGCATTAATACTACTACACA aGTTTAGAATTCTCACAACTGATCTTTCTACTTTACCCTGTGCATGTCCAAATTGTATAACGACGTGCATCCAAAGAATTTCAAG GTTATCAAAGAAAGATGAAGGTCCATATATGAATACAGTACACACAAATTATGTGAACACTACAATCAATGAACCTCAAG AGGGCAATGTCAATACAGAAGTCACAAATGATGACAATGGAAG CGATAAGCCTTATGATGATCTTGTAAGAAGAACTTCGAACTCCTCGGAAAAACCATACGATAACTTACACATGTCTCCAACAG